A stretch of Corallococcus macrosporus DNA encodes these proteins:
- a CDS encoding penicillin-binding protein activator: protein MEVLSASRRALVAALALTLTACPKSPSRTDSRDDTSGGDTTQNNRPRVEAKQDATANAALAQARTQAQSNPDKKQAAEAYLSVRKAYPATTAGQDALYNAGVLYFEAKDYANARKAFNELLFENPLYAQAEDAKHKLAVSAMEVGAYRDAYQTLTSLAERASGEEKEQLLKEAARAAEGAGLYSQALSSAVKEAGDAQTPEEKTAAVQKVEQLVEGRASFLDIARVQEGLSPSNPAWPVLQFKLARIYYHLRDWTRLEETLQTYLREAPNSAFAPQAKDLLARATRRVEVRPRTVAVLLPMTGRYQPIGEAVLRGVKLALQGSDIELVVKDTQGDVNKTGTAMEQLAFDDGAIAALGPLLVDDTKRAALLAEELQVPLLTLSRQEGITDIGPYVFRNMLTNSAQARAIADYAMNVKGYKRFAVLYPNIPYGVELANEFWDDVVSRGGAVRGAESYSYDQTTFTGEAKRLVGRYYLEDRGDWAEAVRDVQGEKITDAYRRRKAMEKAKSGVEPIIDFEGLFIPDDWRRVSLVTPALAVEDIVTNACDPRDLERIRKTTGKKDLKTVTLFGTNQWSSPKGRSGLPELLERGGKFVTCSVYVDGFFVDSQRPATQKFVKTYRDAYRELGRDPGLLEAIGYDSARMVRQVIDKQRPNSRAAMREALAGLKDFDGATGRTSFNDKREADKQLFLLSVDSKGVNEINVEKEKAAVRGSGS, encoded by the coding sequence ATGGAAGTCCTCTCCGCATCGCGCCGCGCGCTCGTCGCCGCGCTGGCCCTGACGTTGACCGCCTGCCCCAAGTCGCCCTCCCGCACCGACAGCCGGGACGACACCTCCGGGGGGGACACCACCCAGAACAACCGCCCGCGCGTGGAGGCGAAGCAGGACGCCACCGCGAACGCCGCGCTCGCGCAGGCCCGCACGCAGGCGCAGTCGAACCCGGACAAGAAGCAGGCCGCGGAGGCCTACCTGTCCGTGCGCAAGGCGTACCCCGCCACCACCGCCGGCCAGGACGCGCTCTACAACGCGGGCGTCCTCTACTTCGAGGCGAAGGACTACGCGAACGCGCGCAAGGCCTTCAACGAGCTGCTCTTCGAGAACCCCCTCTACGCCCAGGCCGAGGACGCCAAGCACAAGCTGGCCGTCTCCGCCATGGAGGTGGGCGCCTACCGCGACGCGTACCAGACGCTCACCAGCCTGGCGGAGCGCGCGTCCGGGGAGGAGAAGGAGCAGCTCTTGAAGGAGGCCGCGCGCGCGGCGGAGGGCGCGGGCCTTTACTCGCAGGCGCTGTCGTCCGCGGTGAAGGAAGCCGGCGACGCGCAGACGCCGGAGGAGAAGACGGCGGCGGTGCAGAAGGTGGAGCAGTTGGTGGAGGGCCGCGCCAGCTTCCTGGACATCGCGCGCGTGCAGGAGGGGCTGTCCCCGTCCAACCCCGCGTGGCCGGTGCTCCAGTTCAAGCTGGCGCGCATCTACTACCACCTGCGTGACTGGACCCGCCTGGAGGAGACGCTCCAGACGTACCTGCGTGAGGCGCCCAACAGCGCCTTCGCGCCGCAGGCGAAGGACCTGCTCGCGCGCGCCACCCGCCGCGTGGAGGTGCGTCCGCGCACGGTGGCGGTGCTGCTGCCCATGACGGGCCGCTACCAGCCCATCGGTGAGGCGGTGCTGCGCGGCGTGAAGCTGGCGCTGCAGGGCAGCGACATCGAGCTGGTGGTGAAGGACACGCAGGGCGACGTCAACAAGACGGGCACCGCGATGGAGCAGCTCGCGTTCGACGACGGCGCCATCGCGGCGCTGGGGCCGCTGCTGGTGGACGACACCAAGCGCGCGGCGCTGCTGGCCGAAGAGCTCCAGGTGCCGCTGCTGACGCTGAGCCGTCAGGAGGGCATCACGGACATCGGCCCGTACGTCTTCCGCAACATGCTGACGAACTCCGCGCAGGCGCGCGCCATCGCGGACTACGCGATGAACGTGAAGGGCTACAAGCGCTTCGCGGTGCTCTACCCGAACATCCCCTACGGCGTGGAGCTGGCGAACGAGTTCTGGGACGACGTGGTGTCGCGCGGTGGCGCGGTGCGCGGCGCGGAGTCCTACTCCTACGACCAGACGACGTTCACCGGCGAGGCCAAGCGCCTGGTGGGCCGCTACTACCTGGAGGACCGCGGCGACTGGGCGGAGGCCGTGCGCGACGTGCAGGGTGAGAAGATCACGGACGCGTACCGCCGCCGCAAGGCGATGGAGAAGGCGAAGAGCGGCGTGGAACCCATCATCGACTTCGAGGGCCTCTTCATCCCGGACGACTGGCGCCGGGTGAGCCTGGTGACGCCCGCGCTCGCGGTGGAGGACATCGTCACCAACGCGTGCGACCCGCGCGACCTGGAGCGCATCCGCAAGACGACGGGCAAGAAGGACCTGAAGACCGTCACGCTCTTCGGCACCAACCAGTGGTCCAGCCCCAAGGGCCGCTCGGGCCTGCCGGAGCTGCTGGAGCGCGGCGGCAAGTTCGTCACCTGCTCGGTGTACGTGGACGGCTTCTTCGTGGACTCGCAGCGCCCCGCGACGCAGAAGTTCGTGAAGACCTACCGCGACGCGTACAGGGAGCTGGGCCGTGACCCGGGCCTGCTGGAGGCCATCGGCTACGACTCGGCGCGCATGGTGCGGCAGGTCATCGACAAGCAGCGTCCCAACTCGCGCGCGGCGATGCGCGAGGCGCTGGCGGGGCTGAAGGACTTCGACGGCGCCACGGGCCGCACGTCGTTCAACGACAAGCGGGAAGCGGACAAGCAGCTGTTCCTCCTGTCCGTGGACAGCAAGGGCGTGAACGAGATCAACGTGGAGAAGGAGAAGGCCGCCGTCCGCGGCTCGGGTTCATGA
- the dnaJ gene encoding molecular chaperone DnaJ codes for MAGAAGQKRDYYEVLGVQKNVSAQDLKSAFRKVALQYHPDRNPGNHEAEEKFKEASEAYEVLSDPDRRTKYDRFGHAGNPFGDAGGGFQGVNINDIFGEIFGDIFGGGGGRGRQRNSRGADLRYNLEISFEEAAFGCRPKVTIPRPKKCDTCSGSGSKSGAAPRPCAACGGSGELRYSQGFFAVSRPCGDCGGSGATIPDPCGKCRGSGKIPSEEVIEVAIPGGVDNGTRVRLGGMGEPGDRGGPPGDLYVTVIVREHPLFQREEYEVFCEVPVSFTQAALGAKIDVPTLDGKVKMTIPQGTQSGKVFRLRGKGIPHLHSQQRGDQHVRVIIETPTELTSKQRELLERFAEVSGEETHPQSKTFFDKVKELFG; via the coding sequence ATGGCAGGGGCCGCAGGGCAGAAGCGCGACTACTACGAGGTCCTGGGCGTCCAGAAGAATGTCTCGGCGCAGGACCTGAAGAGCGCGTTCCGGAAGGTCGCGTTGCAGTACCACCCGGACCGCAACCCCGGGAACCACGAGGCCGAGGAGAAGTTCAAGGAGGCCTCGGAAGCCTATGAGGTCCTGAGCGATCCGGACCGGCGCACGAAGTACGACCGCTTCGGACACGCGGGCAACCCCTTCGGGGACGCGGGCGGCGGCTTCCAGGGCGTCAACATCAACGACATCTTCGGAGAGATCTTCGGCGACATCTTCGGGGGTGGCGGCGGGCGTGGCCGGCAGCGCAACAGCCGGGGCGCGGACCTGCGCTACAACCTGGAGATCAGCTTCGAGGAGGCCGCGTTCGGCTGCCGTCCGAAGGTGACCATCCCCCGTCCGAAGAAGTGCGACACCTGCTCCGGCTCCGGCAGCAAGAGCGGCGCGGCCCCCCGGCCCTGCGCGGCGTGCGGCGGCAGCGGGGAGCTGCGCTACTCGCAGGGCTTCTTCGCGGTGTCGCGGCCGTGCGGTGACTGCGGCGGCTCGGGCGCCACCATCCCGGATCCGTGCGGCAAGTGCCGGGGCTCCGGGAAGATTCCGTCCGAAGAGGTCATCGAGGTCGCCATCCCGGGCGGCGTGGACAACGGCACGCGCGTGCGGCTGGGCGGCATGGGCGAGCCGGGTGACCGGGGCGGGCCTCCGGGCGACCTGTACGTGACGGTCATCGTGCGCGAGCACCCGCTCTTCCAGCGCGAGGAGTACGAGGTCTTCTGCGAGGTGCCGGTGTCCTTCACGCAGGCGGCGCTGGGCGCGAAGATCGACGTGCCCACGCTGGACGGCAAGGTGAAGATGACCATCCCGCAGGGGACCCAGTCCGGGAAGGTGTTCCGGCTGCGCGGCAAGGGCATCCCGCACCTGCACAGCCAGCAGCGGGGCGACCAGCACGTGCGCGTCATCATCGAAACGCCCACGGAGCTGACGTCCAAGCAGCGCGAGCTGCTGGAGCGCTTCGCGGAGGTGTCCGGCGAGGAGACCCATCCCCAGTCGAAGACCTTCTTCGACAAGGTGAAGGAGCTCTTCGGCTAG
- a CDS encoding ABC transporter transmembrane domain-containing protein: MAPRPSAHVYRRLLGYLSPYRRLLLAGTLASLTAAAATAAYAWIVGPLLRAVLTGAPVTVAGMTLSPEALLSRLPLLVVAVALVKATAQFLQGGLMQRLGQRVMADLRGFLYGRLLAQPPSFFEQRHSGELVSRFTSDVPLVEFSVTQALSSYVRDGLQIVSLLATCFLIDAKLFLFTFVVVPVTVLPVNRFARSLKKVATRSQANLGALSAITAEQLQNLPVVQAYGTVPRALESFDQEAEAYLSEMRRSLFIRGAFSPTVELLGIVGVAAAVAWGARAVSMDPSLAGRLLSFMAAALLLYQPVKSLSGTLSQVLTGLAAAERLFALADAPVPPDVGAEAPPLSRALELSGVRATYADGREALKGVDLTIAAGSRVALVGPSGAGKTTLFSVLLGFLPPSGGEVKWDGLPLSSLKASSVRGQVAWVPQEPVLFSGTVRHNLRLGQPDATDDALWEALRLAHAEDFVRALPGGLDEPVGERGSRLSGGQRQRLALARAFLCRPSLLLLDEPTSALDATSEAAVGAGLQALMKGRTVLVIAHRLSTVRDADLIAVVEGGQVVEAGTHEQLLALRGRYARLLGEGAVAA, translated from the coding sequence GTGGCCCCCCGTCCCTCCGCGCACGTCTATCGCCGGCTCCTGGGCTACCTGAGCCCGTACCGCCGGTTGCTCCTCGCGGGCACGCTGGCCTCGCTCACCGCCGCGGCCGCTACCGCCGCGTACGCCTGGATCGTCGGACCGCTGCTGCGCGCCGTCCTCACCGGCGCCCCCGTCACCGTCGCGGGGATGACCCTGTCACCGGAAGCCCTGCTGTCCCGCCTGCCCCTGCTGGTGGTCGCGGTGGCGCTGGTGAAGGCCACCGCCCAGTTCCTCCAGGGCGGCCTGATGCAGCGCTTGGGCCAGCGTGTGATGGCCGACCTGAGGGGCTTTCTCTACGGCCGCCTGCTCGCCCAGCCGCCTTCTTTCTTCGAGCAGCGGCACTCGGGAGAACTTGTCTCCCGGTTCACCTCGGACGTACCCCTGGTGGAGTTCTCCGTCACCCAGGCCTTGTCATCGTACGTAAGGGATGGGCTGCAGATCGTCTCACTGCTGGCGACCTGCTTCCTCATCGACGCGAAACTCTTTCTCTTCACGTTCGTCGTCGTGCCGGTGACGGTGTTGCCGGTGAACCGGTTCGCGCGTTCGCTGAAGAAGGTGGCGACCCGCTCGCAGGCGAACCTGGGCGCGCTCAGCGCCATCACCGCCGAGCAGCTCCAGAACCTCCCGGTGGTGCAGGCCTACGGCACGGTGCCGCGCGCGCTGGAGTCCTTCGACCAGGAGGCGGAGGCGTACCTGTCGGAGATGCGCCGCTCGCTCTTCATCCGCGGCGCGTTCAGCCCCACGGTGGAGCTCTTGGGCATCGTGGGCGTGGCGGCGGCGGTGGCGTGGGGCGCCCGCGCGGTGTCCATGGATCCGTCGCTGGCGGGGCGGCTGCTGTCCTTCATGGCGGCGGCGCTGCTGCTCTACCAGCCGGTGAAGTCGCTGAGCGGCACGCTGTCCCAGGTGCTGACGGGGCTGGCGGCGGCGGAGCGCCTCTTCGCGCTCGCGGACGCGCCGGTGCCGCCGGACGTGGGCGCGGAGGCTCCGCCCCTGTCTCGCGCCCTGGAGCTGTCCGGCGTGCGCGCCACCTACGCGGACGGCCGGGAAGCGCTCAAGGGCGTGGACCTGACGATTGCCGCGGGCTCGCGCGTGGCGCTGGTGGGCCCGTCCGGCGCGGGCAAGACGACGCTGTTCTCCGTGCTGCTGGGCTTCCTGCCCCCCAGCGGCGGCGAGGTGAAGTGGGACGGCCTGCCGCTGTCCTCGCTGAAGGCGTCCAGCGTGCGCGGCCAGGTGGCGTGGGTGCCGCAGGAGCCGGTGCTCTTCTCCGGCACCGTGCGCCACAACCTGCGCCTGGGCCAGCCGGACGCGACGGACGACGCGCTGTGGGAGGCGCTGCGGCTGGCGCACGCGGAGGACTTCGTGCGCGCGCTGCCCGGCGGCCTGGATGAGCCCGTGGGCGAGCGGGGCAGCCGGCTGTCCGGCGGACAACGCCAGCGGCTGGCCCTGGCGCGAGCCTTCCTGTGCCGCCCCTCCCTGCTGCTGCTGGATGAGCCCACGAGCGCCCTGGACGCCACCAGTGAGGCGGCGGTGGGCGCGGGGCTCCAGGCGCTGATGAAGGGCCGCACGGTGCTGGTCATCGCGCACCGCCTGAGCACCGTGCGCGACGCGGACCTCATCGCCGTGGTGGAGGGCGGACAGGTGGTGGAGGCCGGCACGCACGAGCAGTTGCTCGCGCTGCGCGGCCGCTACGCGCGGCTCCTGGGCGAAGGCGCCGTCGCCGCCTGA